One Acropora palmata chromosome 2, jaAcrPala1.3, whole genome shotgun sequence genomic window carries:
- the LOC141874677 gene encoding homeobox protein BarH-like 1b isoform X2: MQAFSNTYVCPYFPCTSPYCIALRSTALASPNIQSLNRPPTSPPSQPGVSSFTISSILSRSEEPSTRTNREAETNSSKASSTEASQSILKMTPYSSHISIERLHPYHRPLTSGVGFTRATCNALHKGGDPILSVVHHEENKAWNFKQGKPKRIRTIFTPEQLERLEKEFDRQQYMVGAERHFLAASLNLTETQVKVWFQNRRIKWRKQKMDRTNSS; this comes from the exons ATGCAGGCATTCTCCAACACGTATGTGTGTCCATATTTTCCTTGCACCTCCCCATATTGTATTGCTTTGAGAAGCACGGCTTTAGCGTCGCCAAATATACAGTCACTGAATAGACCTCCCACCAGCCCGCCGAGCCAGCCTGGAGTCTCATCGTTTACTATTTCGTCAATTCTATCGCGTTCGGAAGAGCCATCGACCAGGACAAACCGCGAGGCGGAAACAAACTCATCCAAGGCCTCGTCTACTGAAGCCAGCCAGAGTATTCTCAAGATGACTCCCTATTCTTCTCATATCTCGATAGAAAGACTTCATCCGTATCATCGTCCTCTCACCAGTGGCGTGGGCTTTACACGAGCCACTTGCAATGCTTTACATAAAG GCGGAGATCCGATTCTTTCGGTAGTCCATCACGAGGAAAATAAAGCTTGGAATTTCAAACAAGGAAAACCCAAGAGAATACGTACGATTTTTACGCCGGAGCAATTGGAACGACTCGAGAAGGAATTTGATAGGCAACAATATATGGTGGGAGCTGAGAGACACTTCTTGGCAGCTTCGCTGAATTTGACGGAAACACAGGTTAAAGTATGGTTTCAAAACAGGAGAATAAAATGGAGAAAACAGAAGATGGATCGTACCAACTCAAGTTGA
- the LOC141874677 gene encoding homeobox protein BarH-like 1b isoform X1, which yields MQAFSNTYVCPYFPCTSPYCIALRSTALASPNIQSLNRPPTSPPSQPGVSSFTISSILSRSEEPSTRTNREAETNSSKASSTEASQSILKMTPYSSHISIERLHPYHRPLTSGVGFTRATCNALHKAGGDPILSVVHHEENKAWNFKQGKPKRIRTIFTPEQLERLEKEFDRQQYMVGAERHFLAASLNLTETQVKVWFQNRRIKWRKQKMDRTNSS from the exons ATGCAGGCATTCTCCAACACGTATGTGTGTCCATATTTTCCTTGCACCTCCCCATATTGTATTGCTTTGAGAAGCACGGCTTTAGCGTCGCCAAATATACAGTCACTGAATAGACCTCCCACCAGCCCGCCGAGCCAGCCTGGAGTCTCATCGTTTACTATTTCGTCAATTCTATCGCGTTCGGAAGAGCCATCGACCAGGACAAACCGCGAGGCGGAAACAAACTCATCCAAGGCCTCGTCTACTGAAGCCAGCCAGAGTATTCTCAAGATGACTCCCTATTCTTCTCATATCTCGATAGAAAGACTTCATCCGTATCATCGTCCTCTCACCAGTGGCGTGGGCTTTACACGAGCCACTTGCAATGCTTTACATAAAG CAGGCGGAGATCCGATTCTTTCGGTAGTCCATCACGAGGAAAATAAAGCTTGGAATTTCAAACAAGGAAAACCCAAGAGAATACGTACGATTTTTACGCCGGAGCAATTGGAACGACTCGAGAAGGAATTTGATAGGCAACAATATATGGTGGGAGCTGAGAGACACTTCTTGGCAGCTTCGCTGAATTTGACGGAAACACAGGTTAAAGTATGGTTTCAAAACAGGAGAATAAAATGGAGAAAACAGAAGATGGATCGTACCAACTCAAGTTGA